In Setaria italica strain Yugu1 chromosome I, Setaria_italica_v2.0, whole genome shotgun sequence, the genomic window GGAGCGTCGGCGTGCtccggcgcggcgaggcgggtGCGGAGCACGGCGACAAGAAGCGGACGaggctggtggtggcggccaaGCCGAAGCAGAAGGACCAGCagaggaagcagcagcagcaggaggagaagatggTGCCTGGCGCGGGCAGGAAGGCGTTCCGGTCGAGGGACGTGGCCCCTGCCGCcgagccgccgtcgccgagggtGCCCGCCGGCTGCTGCGCGCCCTGCGCCATATTccggggctccggcggcgcctcGTCGTTGCTGGCGCGGCGAGCCAAGCCCAGGAAGCGGTAGGGAAACCACCAATCACGGCGCATCAATTGTAATAAGCTCTTCAACAAAAGCATGAGCGTCAAATTGCAAAAGATGACGAGGTTTGAGTTGTGATCGCACACTGGCTGCGCGTTTGGAACTCTTTGGTTCTGATGAATAAGTTCCATCAGAGGAAACATTTCGATTTTGTATGTGAATCTGTTCAAATAAACAGGTCCCGGCCGGATCGAGGGACGTGTGCGGCACTGTTCTTCGTGCTTACGGTGCTTTTGAGCCGTGCTTAAGGTACCTGCAGAGTTTGCTTCCAAGTTCATATGGTCGACGGTCTCACATCGACGCACGCTTTAAGCAACAGCCGAACGCTACAAAAGGCACGCGCTGTTTGGGCCAACGCCACAGTgtgagttttttcttttgtttgtttttttcagACTGGGCCACTTCGTTTCATGTGGTGGGCGGCCCAGCGATGTCACACATATAAGCACAGCCTAATAATATATTTCTAGTCGGCCCATAGCCCACCTCACCCAGCTTCGCCTCTTCTACGACACGGATCAACCATTATATGCGGGTCATCTTCTTGTTACAGATGGAATTGCTTTTCGGCACTGCAGGACGCCCGGAATTTCCCATCCGACGTTCCATTACAAcattaaaataaaatatctaTAATATAGAAAAtctatagttgtaacaaaaaatGACTACCTCATTTAACTttagaataaaaaatttctGCCGCAATAtaaacactatgtttcatgcaacattcactgtaAAATATGCGGAAACAATAGTCGCAACCTCGATAATTAATTATTGAAACATATCTTGAGCTGTCCGAATTTTTTTCAGATTCGAGACGTTAGAATCTTAGCATTACCGATTGCCTTTTGTAATCGATGATTAAGTGACATGGCTCGCTCAgaaatttctttttttcccaaaaaaaagaaatttctTTTTGCCACGAGGAAAAACCGACAGGTGGCGCCGAACAGATCCATCAGTTTATTCTCCTAGGAATATTATTGGTGTATTCGTGGTGCAACCCAACGTGCACGATATCGTAAAACACGTGGCCAACAAACGTCCGATGAGAACTTTTGGCCTGTTTGCtttagcttattcagccggcttatcagccactaaacagtgttttcctctcacaacaaatcagccgatttaGCTTTTCAGCTATAAGGAGGtacaaggtgttaaactttaacagtgtcacatcggatgttcggatgctaatttggagaactaaacatgagctaattataaaactaattgcagaaccctgtgctaattcgcgagacgaatctattaagcctaattaatccatcattagcaaatagttactatagcaccacattatcaaatcatggactaattaggcttaatagattcgtctcgcgaattacactccatctatgcaattagttttgtaattaacctatgtttaatactcctaattaatatccaaacatccgatatgacgggtgttaaattttaacaccttgTTGCCAAAGAGACCCTAAGCTGAAGCGACCAGGCCCTTTGATGAAACGGGAGAACACAGATACAATCCTTCATTTGTGCCTTCAACGTGTCTATATTGCAGATTATCAATGACCGATCGACCATGCTTCAGCTTAAAAACCAACGGTGAAGAATATCTAATTGCCTGGGACGCCGCGCGCTCTGCACGGCTGGACTCGATCGGGCatcacaggctcacagcatCAGCGTGTGTTTTTTTCGCgtggccgacgacgagccaccgcGCTCCGCCTCTAAACCGCGCACGCGAAAGCtgccgcgcggccggcggcgcacagGAACCTGtccgggcggcgcc contains:
- the LOC101760432 gene encoding MAPK kinase substrate protein At1g80180 is translated as MAGLQRSAQTFRRSGSSGLVWDERFLTEGAEDGGGGAPLGSEPRRPELRHSRSVGVLRRGEAGAEHGDKKRTRLVVAAKPKQKDQQRKQQQQEEKMVPGAGRKAFRSRDVAPAAEPPSPRVPAGCCAPCAIFRGSGGASSLLARRAKPRKR